A genomic segment from Methanoculleus sp. SDB encodes:
- a CDS encoding adenylate kinase gives MMTCITGTPGTGKTAVAECLAHRGHRVLHIRDTVEPYVLGEDDERDTLVIDTDRWASSVPRHDGIVEGHLAHMLPCDAVVVLRCRPDELRVRLSRRSYGEEKIRENCEAEALDVILIETLDLHPNGMIFEIDTTTTPISAVSDAIEEFMRGKRAPHYGSVDWSAFLVPSP, from the coding sequence ATGATGACCTGTATCACCGGAACTCCTGGCACCGGGAAAACCGCGGTGGCGGAGTGCCTTGCACATCGTGGCCACCGGGTCCTGCACATACGGGATACGGTTGAACCGTATGTGCTGGGAGAGGATGATGAACGGGACACTCTTGTCATCGACACCGACCGATGGGCATCCTCGGTTCCCCGGCATGACGGGATTGTCGAGGGGCATCTTGCCCACATGCTCCCCTGTGATGCAGTCGTTGTGCTTCGCTGCCGGCCCGATGAGCTCAGGGTACGCCTTTCCCGCCGGAGTTACGGGGAAGAGAAGATCCGTGAAAACTGTGAGGCGGAAGCACTCGATGTAATCCTTATTGAAACGCTCGATCTCCATCCAAACGGAATGATTTTTGAAATCGATACAACGACAACTCCGATCAGTGCGGTAAGCGATGCGATCGAGGAGTTTATGCGGGGGAAACGCGCACCACACTACGGAAGTGTTGACTGGTCCGCATTTCTGGTGCCATCCCCATGA
- a CDS encoding histidinol-phosphate aminotransferase produces the protein MKHLVRDIFRTEGYVFATKAREIAASHGHKHPALLASNENPFPPSSLALEAASRALSTVQRYPDERNEALREALTHHYGGYRFVTGAGMDGIIETIIRVLISPGDSVAVSQPTFSFYGIAARAQGAEVMPVQRDADFTVDPDTFIRAARGAKIAFVCSPNNPTGNATPASVIGEIAEGIDGILFLDNAYVEFSGEDYLPLMKRYDNILIGRTFSKAYALAGLRIGYAFVPEWLEPYYRRAETPFALNSVSSAAAAAALGDRGHTDAIITHVTEWRARMTGECRFPVFPSSANFILIDVAPMTGEEAVEALAARGVIVRSCSSFPGLDDHYVRVSVGTTWENEMFLTEVNRL, from the coding sequence ATGAAGCACTTGGTTAGGGACATCTTCCGGACGGAGGGGTACGTCTTTGCAACGAAAGCGAGGGAGATCGCGGCGTCGCACGGCCATAAACACCCTGCGCTCCTCGCAAGCAATGAAAATCCGTTCCCCCCTTCTTCACTTGCCCTTGAGGCTGCTTCCCGTGCCCTCTCCACCGTTCAGCGCTACCCCGACGAACGAAATGAGGCACTCCGGGAGGCGCTTACCCATCACTACGGCGGGTACCGGTTCGTTACGGGGGCGGGTATGGACGGAATTATCGAAACGATAATTCGCGTTCTCATCAGTCCGGGAGATTCCGTTGCCGTCAGCCAGCCTACATTTTCCTTCTACGGCATTGCAGCGCGGGCACAGGGCGCCGAAGTCATGCCTGTACAGCGGGATGCGGACTTCACGGTAGATCCCGATACGTTCATACGCGCAGCACGCGGAGCCAAAATTGCCTTTGTATGTTCTCCGAACAATCCCACCGGCAATGCAACGCCCGCTTCCGTGATTGGAGAAATAGCGGAAGGGATTGATGGCATCCTCTTTCTCGACAATGCCTATGTGGAATTTTCCGGCGAGGATTATCTGCCGCTTATGAAGCGCTACGATAACATCCTCATCGGAAGGACTTTTTCGAAGGCTTACGCCCTTGCAGGCCTCCGCATCGGGTACGCCTTCGTGCCGGAGTGGCTCGAACCCTATTACCGGCGTGCGGAAACTCCTTTCGCGCTGAACAGCGTGTCATCCGCAGCTGCGGCAGCGGCCCTCGGGGATCGCGGTCACACGGACGCGATCATCACCCATGTAACTGAATGGCGGGCGAGGATGACAGGAGAGTGCCGCTTCCCTGTTTTCCCGAGCAGTGCGAATTTTATCCTGATTGATGTGGCCCCGATGACCGGAGAAGAGGCCGTAGAGGCGCTTGCGGCGAGAGGAGTCATTGTCCGCTCGTGTTCGAGTTTCCCGGGGCTTGATGACCACTATGTCAGGGTAAGCGTCGGAACTACATGGGAAAACGAGATGTTCCTCACCGAGGTCAACCGTCTATGA
- a CDS encoding acetylornithine aminotransferase, with protein MNENQDYRDLDARYYMQAFGRSLKLVKGDGSRVWDADGNEYIDCVAGIAVCSTGHCHPAVVRAVCDQAHRLIHCSNLYYVPGQAECARKLVELTGMNRAFFVNSGAEAMEAAIKLARVRTGRKKFIAFEDGFHGRTMGSLAVTHKPAIREPFEPLEPQCSFVRYGDPGSLETVIDDETAGVVVEPIQGEAGIIIPPDGFLEGVREACDRHGALLIADEVQTGMGRTGRWLGLHHTRVKADIVTLAKGIASGFPMGAIVAREGLEFNRGEHGSTFAGGPLACAAALATIGVIEEILPSIPQKAERFATRLSAHDPRVRGLMIGISVGDTCPAVQEACARAGVLVNCAGHGNLRLVPPLIITNDEIDRVCEVVNEALG; from the coding sequence ATGAACGAAAATCAGGATTATCGGGATCTGGACGCCCGATATTATATGCAGGCATTCGGGCGGAGCCTGAAGCTGGTAAAGGGCGACGGATCGCGGGTATGGGACGCGGACGGGAACGAGTATATCGATTGTGTCGCGGGAATTGCCGTGTGCAGTACCGGGCACTGCCACCCTGCTGTTGTCAGGGCAGTCTGCGATCAAGCACACCGGCTCATACACTGTTCCAACCTGTATTATGTCCCGGGACAGGCGGAATGCGCCCGCAAACTTGTCGAGCTCACAGGAATGAACAGGGCTTTCTTCGTCAACTCGGGCGCGGAGGCGATGGAGGCGGCAATCAAACTGGCACGGGTCAGAACAGGACGGAAGAAGTTTATTGCGTTTGAGGACGGTTTTCACGGCAGGACAATGGGATCCCTTGCAGTCACGCACAAACCCGCAATACGCGAACCGTTCGAACCCCTTGAACCGCAATGCAGCTTTGTTCGGTATGGTGATCCGGGTTCTCTTGAAACGGTTATCGATGATGAAACCGCGGGTGTTGTCGTCGAACCGATCCAGGGTGAGGCCGGGATCATCATTCCTCCCGACGGATTTCTGGAGGGTGTGCGCGAGGCATGCGATCGTCACGGGGCTCTCCTGATTGCGGACGAAGTGCAGACGGGCATGGGAAGAACAGGAAGATGGCTCGGTCTCCATCACACGCGTGTTAAGGCGGACATCGTCACCCTTGCAAAAGGCATCGCAAGCGGCTTTCCGATGGGTGCGATTGTCGCACGGGAAGGGCTTGAATTCAATCGGGGCGAACACGGAAGCACGTTTGCAGGCGGACCGCTTGCCTGTGCGGCAGCCCTCGCCACCATCGGCGTGATTGAAGAGATCCTTCCGTCGATCCCCCAAAAAGCAGAACGCTTTGCAACCCGGCTTTCTGCCCACGACCCCCGGGTCCGCGGGCTGATGATCGGTATCAGTGTTGGTGATACCTGCCCTGCCGTTCAGGAGGCATGCGCCCGCGCCGGTGTACTCGTCAACTGCGCCGGCCATGGCAATCTCCGCCTCGTCCCGCCCCTTATTATTACCAACGACGAGATCGACCGGGTTTGCGAGGTCGTTAATGAAGCACTTGGTTAG
- a CDS encoding GMP synthase, with the protein MVNVTKFIDEAVQKIRAAAGDEKVVMALSGGVDSSVCAELAKRAIGTNLKPIYVDTGLMRKGESERICELFCDINLTMVDAADEFFSALEGVTDPEEKRKIIGEKFIRIFEREARKTDAKYLLQGTIYPDRIESEGGIKSHHNVGGMPIHMDFSGIIEPLEDLYKDEVRDVAGGLGLPREIQHRMPFPGPGLAVRVLGEITPEKVGIIREANAIVEQELVEQFAPWQCLAALIGLGTGVKGDVRLHGWIVAVRAVHSRDAMTADPIELPWNILHRIGSRITSEIPGVARVVYDITPKPPATIEYE; encoded by the coding sequence ATGGTAAATGTCACAAAATTCATCGATGAAGCGGTTCAGAAGATCAGGGCTGCTGCGGGGGACGAAAAAGTAGTCATGGCGCTATCGGGGGGTGTCGACAGTTCAGTATGCGCAGAACTCGCAAAACGCGCAATCGGTACCAACCTGAAGCCGATTTACGTTGATACCGGCCTGATGAGGAAAGGCGAGAGCGAGCGCATATGCGAGCTCTTCTGCGACATCAACCTTACAATGGTGGATGCTGCGGACGAATTTTTTTCCGCGCTCGAAGGTGTGACCGATCCCGAGGAGAAACGTAAAATTATCGGTGAAAAATTCATCAGAATTTTTGAGCGTGAAGCACGAAAAACAGATGCGAAGTATCTCCTGCAGGGCACGATCTACCCTGACCGCATCGAAAGTGAGGGAGGAATCAAGAGCCACCATAATGTCGGCGGGATGCCGATCCATATGGATTTTTCAGGCATTATCGAACCGCTCGAAGACCTCTATAAGGACGAAGTGCGCGACGTTGCGGGAGGCCTCGGCCTTCCCCGTGAAATCCAGCACAGGATGCCTTTTCCGGGGCCGGGGCTGGCGGTGCGGGTGCTCGGGGAGATCACTCCGGAAAAGGTGGGGATCATCAGGGAGGCGAATGCAATCGTCGAACAGGAACTCGTCGAGCAGTTTGCTCCGTGGCAATGCCTTGCAGCCCTCATCGGGCTCGGCACGGGAGTGAAGGGAGATGTCCGTCTGCACGGCTGGATCGTGGCGGTCAGGGCCGTCCATTCCCGGGACGCAATGACCGCAGATCCGATCGAACTTCCGTGGAACATCCTTCACCGGATTGGATCACGTATCACATCTGAAATCCCGGGTGTCGCACGGGTGGTCTACGACATTACACCCAAACCCCCGGCTACGATAGAGTACGAATAA
- a CDS encoding CTP synthetase: MKYIVVTGGVMSGLGKGITTASIGRLLKNRGYRVTAVKIDPYLNIDAGTMNPAQHGEVFVLDDGGEVDLDLGNYERFLDINLSSDHNITTGKVYQTVIERERRGDFLGGTVQIIPHITDEIKDSISRAAHKLLNGNREADICLVEVGGTVGDIESMPFLEAVRQMHGELPANDMVLVHVTLVPVDTMGDHKTKPTQHSVKALRELGLAPDIIVARSDSIISASTKKKITAFCDVPQRAVISAITAPDIYQVPMEMEKEGLADVVTDYLSLETREPDTEWYRLVSKEYTNRVTVGIVTKYGIEDVYISIKEALKHAGRSLSIEVDIRWFDAESFEPGELAEVDGILVPGGFGKRGIEGKIKAIEYARTSKKPYLGLCLGFQLAVIEYARNVLGWGDATSEEMGEGTHVIAILPEQEDVHMLGGTMRLGNCTITLKEGTLTRRLYGMTEIVERHRHRYEVNPEYIPDLREAGLVFSANCGMRMEACEIDEHPFFLATQFHPEFKSRPTNPSPPYIGFVQACRTNRNSA, translated from the coding sequence TTGAAATATATAGTTGTAACCGGCGGCGTAATGAGCGGTCTTGGTAAAGGCATCACTACCGCATCCATCGGCCGCCTGCTGAAAAACCGGGGTTACCGGGTCACTGCCGTAAAAATCGACCCGTACCTCAACATCGATGCAGGTACGATGAATCCCGCGCAACACGGCGAGGTATTTGTGCTCGACGATGGCGGTGAAGTCGACCTTGATCTCGGCAATTATGAGAGATTTCTCGATATAAACCTCAGTTCCGATCACAATATCACCACCGGCAAGGTGTACCAGACCGTCATTGAAAGAGAACGGCGCGGAGACTTTCTGGGAGGAACCGTCCAGATCATCCCTCACATTACCGATGAGATCAAGGATTCGATTTCGCGGGCTGCGCATAAACTGCTTAACGGCAATCGTGAAGCCGACATCTGCCTCGTGGAAGTGGGCGGAACGGTGGGTGACATCGAGAGTATGCCGTTTCTCGAAGCTGTCCGACAGATGCACGGGGAACTTCCCGCGAACGACATGGTGCTCGTGCATGTGACCCTCGTGCCCGTCGACACAATGGGAGACCATAAGACAAAACCCACGCAGCACTCTGTCAAGGCACTCAGGGAACTCGGCCTTGCACCCGACATCATCGTCGCACGGAGCGATAGTATCATCTCCGCCTCAACGAAGAAGAAAATTACCGCCTTCTGCGATGTGCCGCAGCGTGCTGTAATCTCCGCCATTACCGCTCCCGACATCTACCAGGTTCCCATGGAGATGGAGAAGGAAGGGCTCGCGGATGTCGTCACCGATTACCTGAGCCTGGAAACACGCGAACCCGATACGGAGTGGTACCGGCTTGTTTCCAAAGAATACACAAACAGGGTCACGGTCGGCATCGTAACGAAGTACGGCATCGAGGATGTGTACATCAGCATCAAGGAGGCGCTGAAACACGCTGGCAGGTCGCTCTCGATCGAAGTGGACATCCGGTGGTTCGACGCCGAGTCATTTGAACCGGGTGAACTTGCAGAGGTCGACGGCATACTCGTGCCCGGAGGGTTCGGTAAACGCGGAATCGAGGGTAAAATCAAGGCAATCGAGTATGCCCGCACATCAAAAAAACCGTATCTTGGCCTCTGTCTCGGTTTTCAGCTTGCCGTGATCGAGTATGCCCGCAATGTGCTCGGATGGGGCGATGCGACGAGTGAAGAAATGGGTGAGGGGACCCATGTCATCGCCATACTGCCCGAACAGGAAGACGTGCATATGCTCGGGGGCACAATGCGCCTCGGCAACTGCACCATCACATTAAAGGAGGGAACACTTACCCGGCGCCTGTACGGTATGACGGAGATCGTCGAACGACACCGGCACCGCTATGAAGTCAACCCTGAATATATCCCGGATCTTCGTGAAGCAGGATTGGTCTTTTCAGCGAACTGTGGCATGCGTATGGAGGCGTGTGAAATAGACGAACACCCCTTCTTCCTTGCGACACAATTCCATCCTGAATTCAAGTCACGGCCGACCAATCCTTCACCGCCGTACATCGGCTTCGTTCAGGCATGCCGGACTAACCGGAACAGCGCATGA
- a CDS encoding phenylacetic acid degradation protein: MGAGYLDEIAERGRDVNPFFVMAGIEIVSYGSGEAELSMTVTPAMRNGVGWLQGGMFVALCDEAMALALYTKLEKGESIATVSETTSFLRGVREGTIHARGRVIRKGRRVAFTEGEVFIPDTEQSLLSKTSASFAVLQ; this comes from the coding sequence ATGGGTGCCGGGTATCTTGATGAAATAGCAGAGCGTGGACGGGATGTAAATCCATTCTTTGTCATGGCCGGAATCGAGATCGTCTCCTATGGAAGCGGTGAAGCCGAACTTTCCATGACGGTCACACCCGCCATGCGAAACGGGGTCGGGTGGCTGCAGGGCGGTATGTTCGTTGCACTCTGCGACGAGGCGATGGCTCTCGCCCTCTACACGAAACTCGAAAAGGGCGAATCAATAGCGACGGTCTCGGAAACAACCTCATTTCTCCGGGGTGTCAGGGAAGGTACAATCCATGCCAGGGGACGTGTTATCAGAAAAGGGCGCCGTGTTGCGTTCACCGAGGGCGAGGTGTTCATCCCTGACACGGAGCAGTCGCTGCTCTCAAAAACGAGTGCGTCGTTTGCCGTGTTGCAGTAG
- a CDS encoding glycosyl transferase: MTEPTSLQTRPPVDPRDCTLVIPAYNEAQRIPRLLDELRTFEGRVIVICDGTDKTAALVRACSLDHRKRDITCREFSTRLGKGGGVMQGMRLAETPFIGFMDADASTSAGEMQRLFDALSETDGAIASRWVAGAEVPVRQTLSRLFQSRVFNGFVRVLFGLPFRDTQCGAKAFRREALDRVLPLMRSGGFEFDVELLWRLRSAGYHIVEVPTVWENRGDSRVGVRDAVLMFVRLLRIRFW, translated from the coding sequence ATGACTGAGCCGACATCTCTGCAGACCCGGCCTCCGGTTGATCCCCGCGACTGCACGCTCGTCATCCCTGCATACAACGAGGCACAACGCATTCCGCGCCTTCTTGATGAGCTTCGGACATTTGAAGGCCGTGTCATTGTCATCTGCGACGGGACGGATAAAACCGCCGCCCTTGTGCGGGCGTGTTCACTGGATCACCGAAAACGGGATATTACCTGCCGTGAATTTTCGACCCGTCTTGGCAAGGGGGGAGGAGTGATGCAGGGGATGCGCTTGGCGGAAACACCCTTTATCGGGTTTATGGACGCCGACGCATCGACATCCGCCGGCGAGATGCAGCGTCTGTTCGATGCGCTTTCGGAAACGGACGGCGCCATCGCCTCACGCTGGGTTGCCGGAGCCGAAGTGCCGGTTCGCCAGACGCTGTCGCGGCTGTTTCAGAGCCGTGTTTTCAACGGATTTGTCCGTGTACTGTTCGGGCTCCCGTTCCGGGATACTCAGTGCGGTGCAAAGGCGTTCCGGCGAGAGGCGCTCGACCGCGTGCTTCCTCTTATGCGGTCAGGTGGGTTTGAATTCGATGTCGAGCTGTTATGGCGCCTCCGTTCGGCGGGATATCATATCGTCGAAGTGCCGACAGTCTGGGAAAACCGCGGGGATTCCCGGGTCGGTGTACGGGATGCGGTGTTAATGTTTGTCCGTCTGCTGCGTATACGGTTCTGGTGA
- a CDS encoding histidinol dehydrogenase codes for MWKALEIEKWVVGRRSGIEVVKSQVQEIIDRVSREGDQALVELTKQFDGIDPGDLRITEEEIARAYEVTDARVAEGIIEAEARISRFHELSHSRGIWLEETEPGIVLGVKTTPLARVGCYVPGGRAAYSSTALMTAVPAKVAGVRQICCCTPPPVNPLTLLALDVAGVDEIYQVGGAQAIAAMALGTETIDPVQKIVGPGNVYVTAAKMLLRDHAEIDFPAGPSEIGILADETANPTFIAADILAQAEHDPNAACVLVTTNAAFADRVGVEIARLLAETPRKEIIETALANSGFVVASDIDSGVLVMDLIAPEHLSLQVANPLPILSAVQNAGSIFVGPYTAVACGDYASGTNHVLPTAGYARVHSGLDVGHFCKRSTVQIISREGLRAIGDIVETVAMAEGLHAHARSVRIRREPD; via the coding sequence ATGTGGAAGGCGCTGGAGATTGAGAAATGGGTCGTCGGCCGCCGTTCGGGCATCGAGGTGGTGAAAAGCCAGGTGCAGGAGATCATCGATCGCGTCAGCCGCGAAGGGGATCAGGCCCTCGTCGAGCTGACAAAGCAGTTCGACGGCATCGATCCGGGTGACCTCAGAATCACGGAGGAGGAGATTGCACGGGCATACGAGGTCACGGACGCCCGCGTTGCCGAAGGTATCATCGAGGCGGAGGCACGTATCAGCCGGTTTCACGAGCTGTCACACTCACGGGGAATATGGCTCGAAGAGACAGAACCCGGCATCGTGCTCGGGGTAAAGACCACCCCACTCGCCAGGGTCGGGTGTTATGTGCCCGGCGGACGGGCTGCCTATTCGTCCACAGCGTTGATGACCGCCGTCCCGGCAAAGGTGGCGGGCGTCCGGCAGATCTGCTGCTGCACACCTCCTCCCGTCAATCCGCTCACCCTGCTTGCGCTCGATGTGGCAGGCGTTGACGAAATCTACCAGGTCGGCGGAGCGCAGGCAATCGCCGCAATGGCACTCGGAACCGAAACGATCGATCCTGTCCAGAAGATCGTGGGGCCGGGGAATGTGTACGTGACGGCGGCCAAGATGCTGCTTCGTGACCATGCAGAGATCGACTTCCCCGCCGGGCCCTCGGAGATCGGCATCCTCGCCGATGAAACCGCGAATCCCACCTTCATTGCCGCCGACATCCTCGCACAGGCGGAGCACGACCCGAATGCCGCGTGCGTGCTCGTGACAACGAATGCGGCATTCGCCGACCGGGTAGGTGTCGAGATTGCCCGCCTGCTTGCTGAAACACCCAGAAAAGAGATTATCGAAACAGCACTCGCGAATTCGGGATTCGTAGTGGCGAGTGATATCGACAGCGGGGTCCTTGTGATGGACCTTATTGCACCCGAGCACCTCTCTCTTCAGGTCGCCAACCCTCTCCCGATCCTCAGCGCGGTTCAGAATGCCGGTTCTATCTTTGTAGGTCCCTATACTGCAGTGGCCTGCGGCGATTACGCCTCCGGCACAAATCACGTGCTTCCCACCGCCGGCTATGCACGGGTCCACTCGGGGCTTGACGTGGGGCACTTCTGCAAGCGGTCGACGGTGCAGATAATCTCGCGTGAAGGTCTCCGTGCAATAGGTGATATCGTCGAAACGGTTGCGATGGCGGAGGGGCTCCATGCCCATGCCAGATCCGTCCGGATACGCCGCGAACCTGATTGA
- a CDS encoding uridylate kinase: protein MVHRHDMESKLRGESLVRKGLLARYEGRHPLRIAPELTIVKIGGHGIIDYGAPVVKPLSEEIGRLSADHQMLVITGGGVRVRHILDIGLDLDMPTGVLAELAGKISEQNAIMMAVLLSQYNGMRIHTADLLEVPYLLKMGLLPVTHGTPPYGLYEYPPEVGMIPPHRTDTGAFLAAEVLGAKNCFLLKNVDGLFTENPFENPGAELIREITADELLARNMEDMVLEEKVVELLQHARSVREVRIINGHVPGTLSRALAGEKVGTVIRA, encoded by the coding sequence ATGGTTCACCGGCATGACATGGAATCAAAGCTCCGGGGCGAGTCCCTGGTCCGGAAAGGCCTGCTCGCGAGGTACGAGGGACGGCATCCGCTCCGGATCGCTCCGGAGCTCACTATCGTGAAGATTGGCGGGCACGGGATCATCGACTACGGCGCCCCGGTTGTCAAACCGCTGTCCGAAGAGATCGGCAGGCTTTCTGCGGACCACCAGATGCTGGTCATCACCGGGGGCGGAGTCCGGGTTCGCCACATCCTTGATATCGGCCTCGATCTTGATATGCCGACCGGTGTGCTCGCCGAACTTGCGGGGAAAATCAGCGAACAGAACGCGATCATGATGGCGGTCCTTCTCTCGCAATACAACGGCATGCGGATCCATACGGCGGATCTGCTTGAAGTGCCCTATCTTCTGAAGATGGGGCTCCTGCCGGTGACGCACGGCACGCCGCCGTACGGCCTCTATGAGTATCCCCCCGAAGTCGGGATGATCCCGCCGCACCGCACCGATACGGGCGCATTTCTTGCCGCCGAAGTGCTCGGAGCAAAGAACTGTTTCCTTCTTAAAAACGTCGACGGCCTCTTTACGGAAAATCCGTTTGAAAATCCGGGAGCCGAACTGATACGCGAAATCACGGCGGACGAGCTCCTCGCGAGGAACATGGAGGACATGGTGCTCGAGGAGAAGGTGGTGGAGCTCCTTCAGCACGCCCGAAGCGTGCGCGAGGTGCGCATCATCAACGGCCATGTCCCGGGCACTCTCTCCCGGGCGCTTGCGGGAGAGAAGGTCGGTACCGTGATTCGTGCCTGA
- a CDS encoding tungsten ABC transporter substrate-binding protein encodes MNKELRLILVSCIILLLIGAVCMTGCTDEAPAATPTAAPTAAPGPKQELHIATTTSLYDTGLLDYLKTDFESQYNAEVKIISAGTGKALEYGEAGDVDVMMVHDRVREDLFIENGFGVNRRVIAYNYFVIVGPESDPAAIIGLSPEDAFTTIMEKGQTDPSVKFVSRGDESGTHAKEKAIWTSAGYTYDEVKASGDWYIEAGSGMGATLTLADEKEAYTLSDIGTFLAYQGDISLVIVVKEGDILLNIYSAMQINPAEYPEVNSTLAKEWINYLITEDTQDKIGTFRVAEFGRPLFFPSLGAWEKIGVTQEECETPIS; translated from the coding sequence ATGAACAAGGAGTTACGTTTGATTCTTGTTTCGTGCATCATACTGCTGCTCATCGGCGCAGTATGCATGACCGGATGTACCGACGAGGCACCTGCGGCAACGCCGACGGCCGCACCAACCGCAGCGCCCGGCCCGAAGCAGGAACTGCATATTGCGACGACAACGAGCCTGTATGATACGGGGCTTCTGGATTACCTCAAGACCGATTTTGAGAGCCAGTATAATGCAGAAGTGAAAATTATCTCTGCAGGAACCGGCAAGGCGCTCGAATACGGCGAAGCGGGCGATGTGGACGTCATGATGGTGCATGACCGCGTTCGCGAAGATCTCTTCATCGAAAACGGCTTTGGTGTCAACCGCCGGGTCATTGCGTACAATTACTTTGTCATTGTCGGTCCGGAATCCGATCCCGCCGCCATCATCGGGCTAAGCCCGGAGGATGCCTTTACGACGATCATGGAGAAAGGGCAGACCGATCCTTCGGTGAAGTTTGTCTCGCGCGGCGATGAATCAGGTACCCATGCCAAAGAGAAAGCCATCTGGACAAGTGCCGGGTACACATATGACGAGGTAAAAGCGTCGGGCGACTGGTACATCGAGGCAGGCAGCGGCATGGGCGCCACACTGACACTTGCAGACGAAAAGGAGGCATATACCCTCAGCGACATCGGAACGTTCCTTGCGTATCAGGGCGACATCAGTCTGGTGATCGTCGTCAAGGAGGGAGATATCCTGCTGAATATCTACAGCGCAATGCAGATCAACCCGGCAGAGTATCCGGAAGTGAACAGTACGCTTGCCAAGGAATGGATCAACTACCTCATCACAGAAGATACGCAGGATAAGATCGGCACCTTCCGCGTCGCGGAATTCGGACGACCGCTCTTCTTCCCGTCTCTCGGTGCATGGGAAAAGATCGGTGTGACGCAGGAAGAATGCGAAACACCCATATCCTGA
- a CDS encoding ABC transporter permease, whose protein sequence is MQALHLMVTLDPEVLKITGLSLVITFSATILGTVIALPVGSFITFQGFPGKKFFINLIQTLYAFPTVVIGLLVFLFIRRIGPFGFLGFLFSPWGMIIGQTILVLPIITGLTISALSGIDRTITDTVISLGANRLQFLFSVIKEARFAIFAAIAMAFGRAISEVGAAIIIGGNIDATSFWGSTRTLTTAITLETGKGNIGLSIALGLILLLIALVINTLMTQVQQR, encoded by the coding sequence ATGCAGGCGCTTCATCTGATGGTCACCCTGGATCCCGAAGTGCTGAAAATCACGGGACTCAGCCTCGTTATCACCTTCAGCGCGACAATCCTCGGTACGGTGATAGCTCTTCCCGTCGGCTCGTTCATAACATTCCAGGGATTTCCGGGGAAAAAATTCTTTATTAATCTGATACAGACGCTCTATGCTTTTCCGACCGTTGTGATAGGTCTGCTCGTGTTTCTTTTTATCAGGCGCATAGGACCGTTCGGATTTCTCGGTTTTCTCTTCTCCCCCTGGGGGATGATCATCGGCCAGACGATTCTGGTGCTTCCCATCATCACCGGACTGACAATCTCGGCCCTTTCGGGTATTGACCGGACAATTACAGATACCGTGATTTCACTCGGTGCAAACCGATTGCAGTTTCTTTTCTCCGTGATAAAAGAAGCACGGTTTGCAATCTTTGCCGCCATAGCAATGGCATTCGGACGTGCTATCTCGGAGGTCGGGGCCGCCATCATCATCGGCGGCAACATTGACGCGACCTCGTTCTGGGGATCGACACGGACGCTGACGACGGCGATTACACTGGAGACCGGCAAAGGGAATATCGGATTGTCCATTGCTCTCGGGCTGATCCTGCTGCTCATCGCACTGGTGATCAATACCCTGATGACGCAGGTGCAGCAGCGGTGA